A stretch of DNA from Oreochromis aureus strain Israel breed Guangdong linkage group 23, ZZ_aureus, whole genome shotgun sequence:
ACTTGGCTGACCATGAGACTTCCCGAAGAAGctacagagagaaaaataacaaagaagCTTTAATATCTTTTAAGTTTTTGTatttcttaaagaaaaacaccacaaaaatatatatctaaaaacagacagacagcaatttTACTACTTTTAGACTTTATAggtcaaataaaataatcaaaacattaatgtaaaatgaaaataactaTTTGTTGCATCCAAGCAAGtttcagtttgtgaaataaCAACTAGAAGTGTTTGGTAAATGTGATGAGAGAATCTTAATGCAACATAATTAAGCATCACTTCTAATCTGAAGTAACCCACACTTACTTTTCTTTAATGTGATAAATGATCGTCACAACCAAACCCAGAATAGAAAGAGAAAGTCCCACAATGGAGATCACACCCAGAGCTTCTGCATACTCGTAGTTCTCTCTGtatgactgaaaaacaaacaggattCAAATTTAAACTCATAAAATATCTGTGATGAGTTAGATTTACATTTGGAGCTATGTCATGACCAAGTTTTAACAAGCTGTTGTTGAGGATTTTTTTATGATATATATGACATATATACCTGTATACACTGGACATATACTCACATATATACTATGTAATCATATATACTCTtatacactatatatatatatacctacACTGGAGTATTTTATATAATGAAATCACTGTGCATCTAACCTACATGTTCAAAATCACAAGACCCACATATTTAGGTAAAATATTATCTCCAATTATATTAATGAAGTTTGTGCCACTTGTTGTACAGTATTGATGTTGATCAATACTGTTTGAAAATGTAGTAATTAGGATCATGATTGTGATCCTAATTACGATTGATTGTGTTATGGCCACACATAGGTTTAATTAAACTTGGCACTGCTAAAGCATGCACCTGGGACCCCTTTTCTCTGCACTCATCTTTTTTTGCCCGTTGTGTCCAGCCCTTTCATTGCCTATTGGATTCTGTTTCTCGCATCAGCTGCCAGAAGGTGAGAAAAACCCTTTTTTAGCATAGATACCAGTTTACCTCTGACAAGTGCACCCAACAAAATTGTCAAATTGATTAACTGTTAACTGCCGTTTTGCAAACTTTTGGCATCACTTTGGCCATAAAACTGACAAAGGGACACATTTCAAAATGATGGATGTAAGACTGGTGCTTGGTAAGCTATGGGGTAGGGTCAGAAAGGTATGTAACATACGTGTAAGATTAAAAGAAAGGAGCGAGGTGCAAGTATGATTAACAATGGATTGGGGAAAAGTATCGATAATTGAGATAATATTGACATTTGTAGAGTTGAGAAGAATAGACCAAGAAAGAACAAAGGGTGGAAATTTACTCAACAGCAGGAGGAGGGGTCACTGATCCTATGTAAGAGGAAGGTCAATATGCCCCGGACTgctgcttttttcctttctgtcattttgtgtgttgttgctgtttgtgcTTTAAGGCTCTACACCCCAGGGTTCGCTTTGCTCGCTTTCCATGTGTAATTTGGCTGTAAATGTACTGTTCTGCTCTTCATATGACACTGTTTaataaactctgttccaagaattctactcttttccAGAAGATCTTTCTGAGTGTTTTGGTTTTAATTGGATCTGAAGGTTATCATATaggcttcaaaatttgcgaccCAACACTGTAGCCTCATCTATTGCCGTGCAAAGTTGTGACACTCACCCAGAGAGCAGCAAAGTTGGTGGTGTGGTTACAGAAACATCTCATGAGTCCATCTGAAGTGTTTCCTTTAGAGCAGCCACTGGTGCTCCAGTCCTTCTGACTGTAGTTCCAGAAAACACAGGAGAAGTCGTACAGAGACGTCCCACTGATGTtctgaaacagaaacacacagcctTACTCAGAAATCCACAACTTTGATTtacatttaaacataaaatattgCTTTCAAAAGCAGATGgtatgtttcatatttttagaGTTTATAGTACATATGCAGTTCTTTGAAAATAACACGGAACcattttaacaataaaaacaaaactggttAAAAGTAAGGTATGAATATTTTACTTTGTGATGTGTATATTGGTATTGTTCTATTTTTACACCGTTATCACAGCTGCTACAGCTACTGCAAGTTTATTCATTTATCTGTGTcataaacaacataaacatCAGTATCTGTGTGCCCTAAACCTACAGATAAAGGTCAAATATAATTATAGATACATTGTGAGGTGAGATCACAAGTTATTGAAGGAAAAGCTGTCCAGTGGTCACCATTATCTGAAATCTTGAAGATAAAACTGACTTAAAAGAGGTCAACAAATATCAAAATTGACTTTAATTATCATAGAAATGCTGGATTTCTTACTCTTGGCCTGAATATCATCTCCACATGTTGTGGCACCACGTTGGGTTCCCGCCCTCTGACGCTTGCTGACAGGACCCTGATGGTGGCCCGTCGCCTCGTGTAGAGTTTTGAACGGAAGAAACGATCGTTCTGATAGAGAACGAAACCCAGGGAGATGTTTGAGTCTGTCTGACGACCTTTGGTACCTTCAGCTGACATGAGAGAAAGAAATCCACTGCAGTTGGTAAACTTTTGTGTGGGAGTAACAAGAACTGACAATGTCTGAAACACAAGTGCTCCATTTTTAttaataacaaactaaaacagcTCTCTTAAATACCTCTTAGTGACACCTTAAGCATCTTAACAAGTTCTGTTGTTCCCTCCCAGGAATGTCAGTTTGAGTAAGTCCAGAAAACTCACCTTGAGGGAATCGTACGTAAATGAGGGCATCAGCTATGAAACCGCTTTCCACCACAACCTGTGTTGCGTTTGTGTTCAGCTGAATTCTGTCAGCTACAAAACTGCCAGACGTCCCTGTAGCAGCAAAAGAAGTGAGCTGTTTGTGATCACATAATAAAAAATGCAGAACCTTACCACTGGATCTTTAATCTTAAAGCTACAAATATTGAAATTGTTCCACTACATCATGATATTCTGAGAGGAGACCTGCAGGTGCCTGTCTATGCAAGAACCTGGGCAACTGtggtgggaacacaaacagttcTGTTAACTGTCCCCACTTCAACacagttttacagtttaaagATTCCCTAAAACCACAATATTTCTTGATTTGATGCACACCGGTGGATCTAATATCTATCTGAACAGATACGCCTTGAATGTAAAAAGATTTATTAgcgtatttttattattgtcaaATTTAGTCAAATTTGACCCAAACTGTATGTAAGGGatgaaaaagcaataaaatggaGGATTACTGTTCTATAACACAGTTTCTCACTGACCTCTAAGAGAAGTGAACTGGACTCCCTGAGTCTGTgcagcagaaatctgtgccGACTGGACCACCAGGTTTGGCTGAACCACCTGGGATTGAGATGCATTGAGACTGAGGCTGAGGTTCACAGAGAGCTGGTCCAGAGTCACCGTCAGCCTGGACATAAACAAAAAGCAACCACAAAACAGGCTGTCTTACACTCACTGGTCTGTTAGATACATTTACAAAATTGCTCATTAATGAAATTATCTAATTAGCGAATCACATGGCAGTGACTCAGTACATGCATGCGTATAgaccaggggtcagcaaccttgtagacccaaagagccatttggacctggtttccacgcaaaagaaaacactgggagccgcaaatattttttgacatctaaaatgaagataatactgtatatattgttctttacctttatgctttgtgtgaacaactaaggtgtgttgcttatgaaatacatgaagtgctacagagaaaattacattttatttatgtaattaacacattttgaactcttaaagaaatataacaaaaggaaagacactgaactaaaatgatccatgtagcaaacaaaaactgttgtgagccgccacccttatatcgcttttgcgctgttggagccttgacctgacttttaaaaaataattggaaaaaaagctctatgctgctgaaaaatgaaaaatagatatttgcaaaattctgcctaaatatgtattttacctggttaatgtgtgtgccggggcgtggtctgcagcgccgctgcaggggaggcggacgcacctgagcgacacccgcaatcacgcctcgccgtcTTAACGTCTGTGCCatctatgctgttgtgttgttgttggtatacgttgggctgtgagctgaaaagctacagccggctgtatgcgtacagcaaccgtgtgtgaaaagtgctcaataaagagatgctgaaaagtgtgttcatggaaacatcgtcgggtctgccgtgatatgtttacaatgagacttctgctcctgatactctgcgcacagcgtctgcaaatcggggctatacgaagtcacTTTTATCTTTAcccaggactgtaagctgtcatctgtgaggcatgagcggtgtttgtttttaacatagttcacattggagaatagctgctgacataatgtggatccgaagatccataattggccaacctggggttgaaagtcgcgataaatgcacggcgtttcggcgggtacaccggcttccgcgagtgtgacgcttattttgagcgatgaaaaaataatagaatataattttatttttatatttcaatatcacaataatcttccaatttagaactacaagttaaaaaaaaattaacataaataaaatacacttcagctaaatacttctaatttattttcccaaaccacgcggagccgaactataaggactaaagagcc
This window harbors:
- the LOC116329195 gene encoding adhesion G-protein coupled receptor G7-like isoform X2; this encodes MSESPGFNTLQIFQCNLTLSDIQQNLTSPADLEMLATSTQILTSNPEELTAENVTAAAEIANTLLLSANATESVRVAAVATVSQLLNTTVSDDTEENNTTLGLTVTLDQLSVNLSLSLNASQSQVVQPNLVVQSAQISAAQTQGVQFTSLRGTSGSFVADRIQLNTNATQVVVESGFIADALIYVRFPQAEGTKGRQTDSNISLGFVLYQNDRFFRSKLYTRRRATIRVLSASVRGREPNVVPQHVEMIFRPRNISGTSLYDFSCVFWNYSQKDWSTSGCSKGNTSDGLMRCFCNHTTNFAALWSYRENYEYAEALGVISIVGLSLSILGLVVTIIYHIKENFFGKSHGQPSNLNSKLALLCIYLSLLAFIITFLSGVQNSSRQIDTEVQIHNRTNDILNSDERIEPDRGSCTAVAALLHFLLMATFMWNSVYSTQLVLLVRSMRRSLPTHWTPLSVTLGWGVPACFMVITLGVSYRVDNPLGYRQEELWLLAGSVG